From the Halococcus salsus genome, one window contains:
- a CDS encoding ABC transporter permease: MSGFRRFLAKRLAIAAVLTLIAVSVIFVVLRVLPGSPFESLITTGNLSPDQADAVFALYGLDQPLWKQYLLYLRNLLTFQFGYSILQSRPVWAILGPRLANTLVLLIPALVTTAVLSTLLGMYVGWNRGSRTETTSIAVTTFLRSTPVFITAIFFLIAFSYTLGLVPAFGMRSVTAQPTGLLDTYLSLDFLHHYILPFLVAVLYFSGDFLLLARNGVVEKRGAEFLKLHKAKGLTETERLLRAGRNSILPVVTYFALRVGMVFQGLILLEVVFGWDGIGRALVLAIEQQDYPLVQASVFIMALAVIVMNLVADLLYAYLDPTVEAGGAGA, encoded by the coding sequence ATGAGCGGCTTCAGACGTTTTCTCGCTAAACGGCTCGCCATCGCTGCCGTACTGACGCTGATCGCGGTGTCTGTAATCTTCGTGGTGCTCCGAGTGCTGCCAGGAAGCCCGTTCGAATCGCTGATCACTACCGGAAACCTCAGCCCGGACCAGGCCGACGCCGTATTTGCGCTCTACGGGCTTGACCAGCCGCTCTGGAAGCAGTACCTGTTGTATCTCCGCAATCTTCTCACCTTCCAGTTCGGCTATTCGATCCTCCAGAGCCGGCCAGTCTGGGCGATCCTTGGACCACGACTGGCTAATACGCTCGTGTTGTTAATCCCCGCACTGGTCACAACCGCAGTCCTGAGCACGCTTCTCGGGATGTACGTTGGTTGGAATCGTGGTTCGCGCACTGAAACCACGAGCATTGCGGTCACCACCTTCCTCCGGTCGACTCCGGTGTTCATCACCGCTATCTTCTTCCTGATCGCCTTCTCGTACACTCTCGGCCTCGTTCCTGCGTTCGGGATGCGAAGCGTGACCGCACAGCCGACGGGTCTCCTCGACACATACCTCTCGCTGGATTTCCTTCATCACTATATTCTGCCGTTTCTGGTCGCTGTTCTCTACTTTAGCGGCGACTTTCTCTTGCTCGCACGCAACGGAGTCGTCGAAAAGCGTGGTGCTGAGTTTCTCAAGCTCCACAAAGCGAAAGGACTCACCGAGACCGAACGCTTGCTTCGAGCCGGTCGGAACTCGATCCTTCCGGTGGTGACCTACTTCGCACTTCGAGTTGGGATGGTGTTCCAGGGTCTCATCCTGCTCGAAGTCGTGTTCGGATGGGACGGTATCGGTCGTGCGCTCGTACTCGCGATTGAACAACAGGATTATCCGCTGGTTCAGGCGTCGGTGTTCATCATGGCGCTTGCTGTAATCGTGATGAATCTCGTGGCAGATCTCCTCTACGCCTACCTCGACCCGACCGTCGAAGCAGGAGGTGCAGGCGCATGA
- a CDS encoding ABC transporter permease — translation MSTGSATIRSRIGARTERVFGHLKFLARDRLALVSLMVLASFIFLGVFGPLLAPYDPIADYVRTSNGEIARLAAPSFDAPLGTTEYGKSVLSQFLAGAQPTLIVGLLGGIGTGALGFLVGLTSGYFGGRVDELLMRLTDLTFSLPFMPMALLLLTFVTPNIWLLTLIIVVFLWKMPARVVRSEVLSVRERTFVKSARASGAGHLRTMFFHVAPNVLPIGFLYTAYGVAWAIAAQASLAFLGFGDPNTTSWGRMLRMVFESGTIRIAWWWVLPPAIGIAAVTTAVFLIGRAYEELINPEITDQ, via the coding sequence ATGAGCACCGGATCAGCCACAATACGGTCCCGAATTGGGGCTCGAACCGAGCGCGTGTTCGGTCATCTCAAATTTCTCGCCCGTGACCGTCTCGCGCTCGTTTCGCTCATGGTTCTCGCTTCATTCATCTTCCTTGGAGTGTTCGGACCACTGCTAGCGCCGTACGACCCGATCGCCGACTATGTCCGGACCTCGAACGGCGAGATCGCGAGGCTTGCTGCCCCAAGTTTCGATGCACCGCTCGGCACCACTGAGTACGGAAAGAGCGTGCTGAGTCAATTCCTCGCTGGTGCACAGCCAACGCTGATCGTTGGGCTGCTTGGCGGCATTGGTACCGGAGCACTCGGCTTCCTTGTTGGTCTCACTAGTGGGTACTTCGGTGGCCGTGTGGACGAACTCCTGATGCGGCTTACTGACCTCACCTTCTCACTGCCGTTCATGCCGATGGCACTCCTACTGTTGACATTCGTTACTCCGAACATCTGGCTACTGACGCTGATTATCGTGGTTTTCCTCTGGAAGATGCCGGCACGTGTCGTGCGTTCGGAGGTACTCTCGGTGCGCGAACGGACGTTCGTGAAATCCGCTCGCGCGAGCGGAGCGGGGCATCTCCGAACGATGTTCTTCCACGTTGCGCCGAATGTCCTGCCTATTGGTTTTCTCTACACCGCCTACGGGGTAGCGTGGGCGATCGCCGCCCAAGCTAGCCTTGCGTTCCTCGGCTTCGGCGACCCCAATACCACCAGTTGGGGCCGGATGCTCCGGATGGTGTTCGAATCCGGTACCATCCGGATCGCATGGTGGTGGGTGCTTCCTCCCGCCATCGGGATCGCCGCCGTCACTACTGCCGTGTTCCTGATCGGCCGTGCGTACGAAGAACTCATCAACCCGGAGATAACTGACCAATGA
- a CDS encoding ABC transporter ATP-binding protein: protein MTLLEVDDLDVTYRTQNGSVHAVNGISFTIEAGVNYGLVGESGSGKSTAAEAVLGLLPPNGVVESGSITYKGRDLLALSPAERRDVLWEEIAYIPQSAMDALDPVMTTGAQIVQAIQKHRNVTQANARDRVRELFDIVGLNPDRIDEYPHQFSGGMRQRVTIAMALALEPDLIVADEPTTGLDVIVQDKILETILDIQERIDSSLLLITHEIGVVAETCEELSILYGGKVMEQGSVDNVLLNPTNPYTMGLKNSFPELEAGHADPVSIPGSPPSLDEPPTGCVFRERCPFADEECERAHPPLVDLPNRNHRSACHYVDQAARMRREADDPATWGIEEDDAATERVDNKDVVLSVDNLQTWYSQGQSMLGRLRGEEPQYVKAVDGVSFDVRRSEVLGIAGESGCGKSTLGETIALLEDPTDGDITFDGTSVEEYKRDGMKEFRRKAQIVFQDPFDSLNPRQTVRRLVSEPLAIHGRHTDDREEFVESTLERVGLTPASEFLDQYPHELSGGQRQRVAIARALVLEPEFLVCDEPASMLDVSLKVNLLNLLRDLADEDDIAVVYISHDLASLAQVSDRLAIMYLGRIVEIGPTAELTASPKHPYTSLLLSAAPEKDPSAGRERVALDGEPPDPVNLPSGCVFAPRCPKARSECREAEPTPNEAGSGDHTAACYFPVGKSTSGQSSASSKSESSADD, encoded by the coding sequence ATGACACTACTCGAAGTTGACGACCTCGACGTGACGTATCGCACGCAGAACGGCTCAGTCCATGCGGTCAACGGGATCTCGTTCACTATCGAAGCCGGCGTGAACTATGGACTCGTCGGTGAGTCGGGGTCGGGGAAATCGACGGCTGCCGAAGCTGTGCTCGGCTTGCTCCCACCAAATGGTGTCGTCGAGAGTGGGTCGATAACCTACAAGGGCCGTGACTTGCTCGCGCTTTCACCCGCCGAACGCCGTGACGTGCTCTGGGAAGAGATCGCTTACATCCCCCAAAGTGCGATGGATGCACTCGATCCCGTGATGACAACAGGCGCACAGATCGTCCAGGCAATTCAGAAACATCGCAACGTCACACAGGCGAACGCTCGCGACCGCGTGCGTGAGTTGTTCGACATTGTGGGACTCAATCCTGACCGGATCGACGAGTATCCGCACCAATTCTCGGGCGGAATGCGCCAGCGTGTTACAATCGCGATGGCGCTCGCACTTGAGCCAGATCTGATCGTCGCCGACGAACCAACGACAGGACTTGATGTAATAGTTCAAGACAAGATCCTTGAGACGATTCTCGATATTCAAGAGCGGATCGACAGCTCGTTGCTCCTGATAACGCACGAGATCGGAGTAGTTGCCGAAACCTGCGAAGAGCTCTCGATCCTCTACGGTGGGAAGGTCATGGAGCAAGGGAGCGTCGATAACGTGCTTCTGAACCCGACAAATCCCTACACAATGGGACTGAAGAACTCGTTTCCCGAACTCGAAGCTGGTCACGCCGACCCCGTATCGATCCCTGGGTCGCCACCGAGTCTCGATGAACCACCCACAGGGTGTGTGTTCCGAGAACGGTGTCCGTTCGCCGATGAGGAGTGCGAGCGTGCCCATCCCCCACTCGTTGACTTGCCGAATCGGAACCACCGGTCGGCGTGTCACTACGTCGACCAGGCCGCTCGGATGCGCCGCGAGGCGGACGATCCTGCAACGTGGGGGATTGAGGAGGACGATGCCGCTACCGAACGAGTCGACAACAAGGATGTCGTGCTCTCAGTCGACAATTTGCAAACATGGTACTCTCAGGGCCAGTCGATGCTTGGACGACTACGTGGCGAGGAGCCACAGTACGTGAAGGCCGTCGACGGTGTAAGCTTCGACGTACGACGCTCCGAAGTTCTGGGTATCGCTGGTGAATCTGGCTGTGGGAAATCCACGCTCGGTGAGACGATCGCGTTGCTTGAAGACCCAACTGATGGCGATATCACCTTTGATGGAACCTCAGTTGAGGAGTACAAGCGTGACGGAATGAAGGAATTCCGTCGCAAAGCTCAGATCGTCTTTCAGGACCCGTTCGACTCGCTGAATCCACGGCAGACGGTTCGACGGTTGGTGAGCGAGCCGCTCGCAATCCACGGCCGTCACACTGATGACCGTGAGGAGTTCGTCGAATCGACTCTTGAACGCGTCGGCCTTACACCTGCGAGTGAGTTCCTCGATCAGTACCCACACGAACTCTCTGGTGGCCAGCGCCAGCGGGTCGCGATCGCTCGGGCACTCGTGCTCGAGCCCGAATTTTTGGTATGTGACGAGCCTGCCTCGATGCTTGATGTATCTCTGAAGGTCAATCTACTCAATCTTCTCCGGGATCTCGCTGACGAGGATGATATCGCAGTAGTTTACATTTCGCACGACCTCGCTAGTCTCGCCCAGGTTTCGGACCGACTGGCGATTATGTATCTCGGCCGAATCGTTGAAATCGGCCCCACTGCTGAACTTACTGCGTCGCCGAAACATCCGTATACTTCGCTGTTGCTCTCAGCCGCACCTGAAAAGGATCCTTCGGCTGGGCGAGAACGGGTTGCGCTTGACGGCGAACCGCCAGATCCAGTTAACCTTCCATCGGGGTGTGTCTTTGCTCCGCGATGTCCGAAAGCACGCTCTGAGTGTCGCGAAGCCGAGCCAACGCCAAACGAAGCGGGATCTGGTGACCACACTGCCGCGTGTTATTTCCCAGTTGGCAAAAGTACGTCTGGCCAATCTAGCGCATCTAGTAAATCAGAGAGCTCTGCAGACGACTAA
- a CDS encoding DUF7342 family protein, which yields MTKFDPDPGGEPTNELRQRWSEDTDTFGRVYDVLVGITEPTSYREIADIADCSPNAAKKHLDRIAEMGIARANRQSRPAQYERNDGYFEWQDANRLAEELTIEEIIDRVRELENRQKQFEQRFGATDPTAVSVFEHDDHDTIHERMNAISEWQSIEHDIRLYELARQLSSNDGHLLPA from the coding sequence ATGACCAAGTTCGATCCAGACCCAGGTGGTGAACCGACCAATGAGCTACGACAACGCTGGTCCGAAGACACAGACACCTTCGGACGTGTCTACGATGTCCTCGTTGGAATTACGGAACCAACGTCGTATCGCGAGATCGCCGATATTGCGGACTGCTCGCCGAACGCAGCGAAAAAACATCTCGACCGCATCGCGGAGATGGGTATCGCACGAGCCAATCGCCAGAGCCGTCCGGCCCAGTACGAACGCAACGACGGGTACTTCGAATGGCAGGACGCGAACCGTCTCGCCGAGGAACTCACTATCGAGGAGATCATCGACCGCGTCCGAGAGCTCGAGAACCGTCAGAAGCAATTCGAACAGCGCTTCGGAGCTACCGATCCGACCGCAGTCTCGGTATTCGAGCACGACGACCACGACACGATCCACGAACGAATGAACGCCATTAGCGAGTGGCAATCCATCGAGCACGACATCCGTCTCTACGAACTCGCTCGTCAGCTTTCGTCGAACGATGGGCATCTCCTGCCGGCATAG